The proteins below come from a single Drosophila suzukii chromosome X, CBGP_Dsuzu_IsoJpt1.0, whole genome shotgun sequence genomic window:
- the Pgls gene encoding probable 6-phosphogluconolactonase, whose product MSERKSPLKVNRANSEEELVQVLANLLKRCSQEALARQDKFSVGLSGGSLIQLLTKALKSGALKTEKWMFYFCDERYVPLDDSDSTYGAYKADWLTHLPSIKDSQFVRADTTKPLDDCAADYEAKVRDQVDRFDLLLLGMGPDGHTCSLFPEQPATLKESQRLVIPIRNSPKPPPERITFTLPLINGARDVAFVVTGVGKASVVKSVFVDLDKKFPAAWVNPTQGQLTLIVDAGAGKEI is encoded by the exons ATGTCGGAGCGAAAGAGTCCGCTGAAGGTAAACCGCGCCAACTCGGAGGAAGAGCTGGTCCAGGTGCTGGCTAATCTCCTGAAGCGCTGCTCCCAGGAGGCTTTGGCCAGACAGGATAAGTTCAGCGTAGGGCTTTCAG GTGGTTCCCTTATCCAGCTGCTGACGAAAGCCCTGAAATCCGGCGCTTTGAAAACCGAGAAGTGGATGTTCTACTTCTGCGACGAGCGATATGTGCCCCTGGATGATAGCGACTCCACCTATGGTGCCTACAAGGCCGACTGGCTAACCCATTTGCCGAGCATTAAAGATTCCCAGTTTGTTCGGGCCGATACCACCAAGCCATTGGATGACTGTGCGGCGGACTACGAGGCAAAGGTCAGGGATCAAGTGGATCGGTTCGACCTTCTGCTGCTGGGCATGGGACCCGATGGCCACACCTGCTCCCTCTTCCCCGAGCAGCCGGCCACGCTCAAGGAGTCCCAGCGCCTGGTCATCCCCATCCGGAACTCGCCCAAGCCGCCACCAGAGCGGATCACCTTCACCCTGCCGCTGATCAATGGCGCCCGGGATGTGGCCTTCGTGGTCACGGGTGTCGGCAAAGCCAGTGTCGTCAAG aGTGTATTTGTCGATCTGGACAAGAAGTTTCCTGCTGCCTGGGTGAATCCGACGCAAGGACAGTTGACGTTAATTGTGGACGCGGGAGCTGGAAAAGAAATTTGA